TCGTTGCCTCGGACGGCACCGATTCGGCCACCGGCATACCGACCGGCAGCCGGAGCCTCACCGTCACCACCGCCAATGCGGCACCGCTTCTCTCCTGGACCGGGGAGAACGGCTATATCCGGGACGGCGTGGAGCCGGATGCCGGCGCTCCTGGCGCCACCTTCACCTTCCGGGTGCGCTATCTCGATGCCGACAACAATCCTCCTTCTGCCGTCCAGCTCTTGATCGATAAAAACGATGACGGCGATTATCTCGATAGCGGCGAGCTGCTCGACCTGACTGCTGCCGACAGCGACAGCGACTATAGCGACGGCCGGGTCTATTCCGGGGCCGTGGTTCTTGCAAGCGCCGGGGACGGGATCCTCGACTACCGCTTCCAGGCCGCAGACGGCGCGGCCCAGGCCACCGGTGATCCGACCGAGAGCAATATGGTCACCGTGCTCATCGGCGCCAAGAAGGTCTCCTGCCCGGGAGTGGGCGACTACGACTACACCTCCATCCAGGCGGCCATCGACAATTCCTTCGACGGCGACCTCATCCTCGTGGCAGACGGCACCTGCACGGAGACCATCACGGTCAACAACAAGGACCTCACCATCGTGTCGGTGAACGGCGCCGGCGCCACCACCATCGACGGCAACAGCGCCGCAACCGTGGTGACCCTTGCCAACGGCGCTGACACCATCCTGGACGGCTTCACCATTACCGGCGGCAACCGGGCCTCGGGATACGGCTCCGGGATCGTGATCAGCAGCTCTTCCCCGGTGATCAGGAACTCGATCGTCATCGGCAATTATTCCCAGAGGGCCACGGCCGTCTATGCTTCCGGCAGCGGCTCCTTCGTCACGATCTCCGGCTGCACGGTGGACAGCAACACCTCCTCCCTGGAAGGCCCGGGCATTTATCTGGCGAGCGGCGTCTCCGCCGCGATCGTCGATACCACCTTCAGCAACAACTCCACGCCCAACGGCCACGGCGGCGGCCTCTACATGACCACCGGCGCCAATGCCTCTTTGACCGTCTCGGGCTCCACCTTCAGCAACAACGATGTTTCCACCTTCGGCGGCGGCCTCTATGTGGCGGGCTCCGCCGGCACGGTGACGGTGAGCATCGAGGACACCGTCTTCGACAGCGGCAACAGCGCCCAGCGGGGCGGGGCCATGTATATCGCGGACAGCGGCGCCACCCTGTCGCTCGCCATCTCCGACTCTACCGTCTCCGGCAATTCCGCCAGCCTGGAAGGAGGCGCTCTCTTTGTGAGCGGTGCCGATTCCGTCGTCATCGAGGGCTCCACCATTGCCGGCAATTCGTCGACGGACGCCGGCGGCCTCAAGGTCAGCAGCGCCGGCTCTCTGACGGTGACCGATACGAGCATCCGCGACAATACGGCTTCAGGCTCCGTCGGCGGCGGCATGGTGCTCTCCGGCGCCACCGCTCTCTTCGACGGATGCGCGATCACGGGAAACATGGCCGGAGGGCGAGGCGGCGGCGGTTATGTTTACACCGCCTCGCCCACCTTCAGGAACTGCATCGTCTCCGGCAACAAGGCCACCGGCTTCGAGGGCGGCGGTCTTGTCTTCGACGGTGCGGGTGTTGCGGCGAGCATCGTCAACTCGACCTTCAGCGGCAACAAGGCAGGGACCACCGGCGGAGCCATCGGCAATCGGAACAGCGCTTCGATCACGGTGAAGAATTCCATCCTTTACGGCGACGGCGGCGGTGTCGGCAGCTCGGAGATTTTCGGAGCCGTTTCCGCCTCGTACTCGCTCATCGGTCAGTATGGCTACGGCGGCGGCAACAATCTCAATACCAAGCCATACTTCATCGATCCGCAGTCCTACGAGTCGGCACCCACCTCGAGCGGCGACTATCATGTGCAGCTGAGCTCGCCGGCTATCGATGCGGGTACCTCCGACGGCGCTCCTGGCGACGATTTCGACGGCGACCTCCGGCCGCTCGGGGCCGGCATCGACATGGGGGCCGACGAAAAGGTCACGAAGGCCAACAACGCCCCGACGCTCGCCTGGACCGGCGAGACCGGTTTCGCGGCCGACGGCGTCGATCCGGACCTGGGCACCTCCGGCGGCAGCTACGTATTCCGGGTCAGCTACGCCGATGCCGACGACGATGCCCCCTCCTCTGTCCAGGTCTGGATCGACAGGAACGATGACGGCGATTTCCTGGATGGCGGCGAGAAGATCGACCTCGCCCCGGTGGACGGCGGCGATACGGTTTTCACCGACGGTCGGCTCTACACCGCAACCGTGCCCCTTGCGTATTCCGGTGACGGGGTCCTGCAATATCGTTTTTATGCCGCGGACGGCACTACAGCCGCTACCGGCAGTCCGACCTCCGGCAAGAGCGTCGTGGTCAACACCGTTCCGACCCTGACCTGGCTGGGCAGCGGCGACTATGCCTCCGACGGCGTCCATCCGGACAGCGGCGCCAGTGGCACGACCTTCGATTTCCGAGCCCGCTATGCCGATGCCGATAACAACGGCCCGACCACCATCCAGATATGGGTGGATGCCAACGACGACGGCGATTACCTCGATGCCGGCGAAAAACTGACCATGACCCAGCTTGATGCCGGCGATACCGTGTATTCCGACGGCAAGGATTATACAAAGACCGTCAGCCTGGGCTATGCCGGCGATGGTGAGCTGACTTACCGGTTCTATGCCTCGGACGGCTCCGCGGCCACCGGCACCCCCGCCTCCACGGGCGGTACGGTCACGGTCACCAACTCGGTGCCGGTCCTCTCCTGGCTCGGCAACGGCGGCTACATCAGCGACGGGGTCGACCCGAACGGCGGCTTGAGCGGGGCGAACAGCTTCGAATTCAGAATCCGCTACACCGATGGCGACAACCAGGCCCCGTCCTCTGTCCAGGTCTGGATCGACGAAAACGACAGCGGCTCCTACGAGCCTGGGGAAAAACATGATATGACCGCCCTGGTGCCGGGCGACACCACCTTCTCGGACGGCAAGGATTACACCTATACCGCCACCGGCCTTACCCGGGTGAGCGACGACGATCTGGGCTACCGCTTCGCGGCCAGCGACGGCATTGCCGCGGCCACCGGCACCCCGGCCACCGTTGACCGGCAGGTGGGGATCTTTGCCGCCAACCAGGCCCCGGATCTGGACTGGACCGGGGAGGCGGGCTACACCGCGGACGGCGTCGCTCCGGATTCGGGGGTGGAGGGCGACACATTCACTTTCCGGGTCAAGTACACCGATCCGGAAAACACCGCACCCACCCTGATCCAGGTCTGGGTGGATCTCGACGACGATGCGGTTGAGGACCCGGCCGAGCTGACCGCTCTCGATCCGGCGGATGCCGGCGATACCACCTATGACGACGGCAAGCTTTATAGCGCCGCCATCGTCATCTCTTCGGTGACCAACCCGACAACCACATACAAATTCAAAGCCGAGGATGGAGATGCTTCTCCCCTGGCTGCCACCGGCAACGCCACGGCCGAGCAGACAGTAATGGTGACCGGCGCGATCACCGTCTGCCCGGCAGGGCCTCCGGCCTGTGACTACAACAGCATCAACAACGCCATCGGCGCTGTTTCGTCCGGGGCCTTCATCCTGGTCAAGGACGGCACCTACAGCGAATATGTCAACTATTCCGGCAAGAACATCGCCATCGTTTCGCAAAATGGCGCCGGCTCCACCATCCTCCAGGGCGGGACCTCAGTCAATGCCTGGGATCCGGGGCTCCCGGTCGTCACCTTCAATAGCGGCGAGACGGCGAGCGCCGTCCTCGACGGCTTCACCATCGACAACCAGGAAGAACGCTCCGGCACCAGGGGCATCGTGATATCCGGGGCCACGCCGACCATCAAGAACTGCGTGATCAAAGGCAACCGCACCCCCGGCTCTGCGTACGGGGCCGGCGTCTATGTCAACAACTCGGCTCCGACCTTTGAAAACTGTACGATCAAGCAGAATTACACCATCAATCGAGCAGGGGCCGGTATGTACATCACCGGTGCGGCCGGCGGCGCTACCCTGACCGGCTGCACCATCGGCGGCGCGAGCGCCGCCGACCAGAACTTCAGCGAGAACGGCCAGGGAGGCGGCATCTATTTCTCGGGGTCGACCACCGGGCTGCTGACCCTCGACCATACCGCCATCACATACAACAAGAGCGCTTCGGAAGGCGCCGGACTCTATCTGAGCGGCATCACCCGGACGACGGTGATTGCCAACAGCTCTTCGATCAGCAACAACACCCAGACCGGCGACGGATACGGGGGGGGCATCTATGCCAGCAGTGCGCCAATGTCGATATCCGACAGCACCATCAGCAACAACTCGACCGGGGTGAACCGGGGAGGCGGCGGCCTTTACCTGGCAAGCACCTCGGCGACCATAACCGGCTCCACCATCAATTCCAACACCACCGGCGGCTATGGCGGGGGAGGGATCCATATCGGCGGCACCACCCCTTCTCTGGTCCTCTCCAGGAGCAATATCCGAGGCAACAGCGCCCTCAGCGGCGGGGACGGCGGCGGCATCAAGGTCGCCTCGGGAACAGCGACCATTACCAACTGCATCATTGCCGGCAACCGGGTCTCGGACGTTTGGAACTATGGCGGCGGCATCCAGAGCAGCGGCACCCTGTATCTCGACTTCAGCACCGTGGCCGACAACTACGCCCATTACGGCGGCGGCCTGGACATCGCCGGCGGCACGGCGAAGGCGTACAACAGCATCGTCTGGGGCAACGCTGCCTCGGGCGGCAACATCGAGTACCGGGGCGCCGTGACCTTCCACCTGACCGAGACCGCAGGCGATACCTCCTTCGTCAGCCGGAGCACGGCGAGCTCGTCCACCGCCACCACTGGCGGCGATTACCACCTGCAGGCCAACTCCAACTGCATCGATTCCGGCGACGGTTTGATCCATGACGATACCCCCGGCGCACCGGCGGTCGACTTGGATGGCAACGTCAGGCCGACCGATATTGCCGGCAAGGGTGACGGTACCGACGATTACGACAAGGGGGCTTACGAATATGTGCCTTGACCGCCCCCACGCCTATGGAGCGACCTCGCCGGCACGCGGTGCATGGGCAAACGAAGACTCGACGTTGGGAGCGCCGGATCGGGGCCTCGGCCCTGGCAGCCGGCTGGCCCCGGGAGGAGAGCGGCTATCGCCGGCGGCCGGAAGCCAGGTGAGGTAGGCGAGTCCTTACGGTCCCGGCGGTGGCCCGGCGGGTGGTGGGCACTGGAAGCCGAAGACAAAGCCATCCCCAAAGATGAGCTTCTGATCGCCGTTCGTGCCTTCCCTCTCCGCAAAGGCCGCCTCCACGAAGCCGGCGGTGTCGATCACCCCGAAGAAGCGGGGGGTGCCGCTGGTCAGAATGGCACTGGCACCAAAATCCACCGGGCGGCCGTCCAGCACGATGCTGACCTTGGCGGGCGGCGAGTTGGTCAGGACGAAGCCGCCGGCTGCATAGAGCAGGCCGATCC
This genomic interval from Thermodesulfobacteriota bacterium contains the following:
- a CDS encoding choice-of-anchor Q domain-containing protein; this translates as MKSLGRMWGWGWGWALCASFFLVHPAAADQNGVDYPHCSLTNATCDACHYMVTDNPPPAWIAADAPYDALCEVCHNDLLRTTLETHSSATTSDQYGTWSIECRTCHWPHHQKQLRTYGEASYVLTGTASGVTSSPPDDQHQYGFGTLTMTGAGWANDQWNGYILVPNTSQLSYSYRITSTSADTLTVEPAIDLAKVSIGDPFAVYYGKLIKSTLPTPNSGNKTVRFFRKTGANSYADGDTVYDGVCEVCHTRTSHYRNDGSATEQNHENLGGKSGTNCIDCHSHTNGFSHGGAGGTGCEACHGHDLAFEFSPGQYSQGRGTFQSHSTHTEDDADDLKGPHLGCDGCHDTNSFPSFKSGVDGNGDGSFSLAETDVCDPCHSPGGTYDGVSDGVFGAKEIWASGAYVATDDSTLRSGKDRWCASCHDEAPAIIGGVSAPNVTGDEDGTYTYGTGWGYYKTGHGLTDASTYPSSGGLVYGAGKGCSDCHDYAGAHIDGDARTYSAGSDNYQAGYRLKSIDGAEPMYIPRPQNVDNHDPGHYRLCFSCHDSNRYLLKTPNPVTTSFRDDLDIGPWDGGTAPINIHEYHLSFNTLDFDSDWDGSLDSEIACVNCHNVHGSTQLSMIRDGELVGREPGMQMYYDSVLIAPTYQAGSVPGPATTLDNSTGTLFWGPSPGNLCQHCHGGDWVKYYRTPPAPPAAPSLAWTSEADYLADGVHPDSGQGGDYFTFRIEYTDANSQPPRLIQVWVDANDNGTYEASEKHDLHEVDSGDVDVSDGKLFRTILGLDLAGDGTISYRFHASDGKFDATNGAATGNPLDDTANTVALTNNAPVLSWTGEDGYIADGVNPGAAVAGSTFTFRVKYADADNDPPATMQVWVDRDDDGTAAGDEATELVSLEAADSDGDYTDGKLYTKDVPIAAAGDNSLQYRFVASDGTDSATGIPTGSRSLTVTTANAAPLLSWTGENGYIRDGVEPDAGAPGATFTFRVRYLDADNNPPSAVQLLIDKNDDGDYLDSGELLDLTAADSDSDYSDGRVYSGAVVLASAGDGILDYRFQAADGAAQATGDPTESNMVTVLIGAKKVSCPGVGDYDYTSIQAAIDNSFDGDLILVADGTCTETITVNNKDLTIVSVNGAGATTIDGNSAATVVTLANGADTILDGFTITGGNRASGYGSGIVISSSSPVIRNSIVIGNYSQRATAVYASGSGSFVTISGCTVDSNTSSLEGPGIYLASGVSAAIVDTTFSNNSTPNGHGGGLYMTTGANASLTVSGSTFSNNDVSTFGGGLYVAGSAGTVTVSIEDTVFDSGNSAQRGGAMYIADSGATLSLAISDSTVSGNSASLEGGALFVSGADSVVIEGSTIAGNSSTDAGGLKVSSAGSLTVTDTSIRDNTASGSVGGGMVLSGATALFDGCAITGNMAGGRGGGGYVYTASPTFRNCIVSGNKATGFEGGGLVFDGAGVAASIVNSTFSGNKAGTTGGAIGNRNSASITVKNSILYGDGGGVGSSEIFGAVSASYSLIGQYGYGGGNNLNTKPYFIDPQSYESAPTSSGDYHVQLSSPAIDAGTSDGAPGDDFDGDLRPLGAGIDMGADEKVTKANNAPTLAWTGETGFAADGVDPDLGTSGGSYVFRVSYADADDDAPSSVQVWIDRNDDGDFLDGGEKIDLAPVDGGDTVFTDGRLYTATVPLAYSGDGVLQYRFYAADGTTAATGSPTSGKSVVVNTVPTLTWLGSGDYASDGVHPDSGASGTTFDFRARYADADNNGPTTIQIWVDANDDGDYLDAGEKLTMTQLDAGDTVYSDGKDYTKTVSLGYAGDGELTYRFYASDGSAATGTPASTGGTVTVTNSVPVLSWLGNGGYISDGVDPNGGLSGANSFEFRIRYTDGDNQAPSSVQVWIDENDSGSYEPGEKHDMTALVPGDTTFSDGKDYTYTATGLTRVSDDDLGYRFAASDGIAAATGTPATVDRQVGIFAANQAPDLDWTGEAGYTADGVAPDSGVEGDTFTFRVKYTDPENTAPTLIQVWVDLDDDAVEDPAELTALDPADAGDTTYDDGKLYSAAIVISSVTNPTTTYKFKAEDGDASPLAATGNATAEQTVMVTGAITVCPAGPPACDYNSINNAIGAVSSGAFILVKDGTYSEYVNYSGKNIAIVSQNGAGSTILQGGTSVNAWDPGLPVVTFNSGETASAVLDGFTIDNQEERSGTRGIVISGATPTIKNCVIKGNRTPGSAYGAGVYVNNSAPTFENCTIKQNYTINRAGAGMYITGAAGGATLTGCTIGGASAADQNFSENGQGGGIYFSGSTTGLLTLDHTAITYNKSASEGAGLYLSGITRTTVIANSSSISNNTQTGDGYGGGIYASSAPMSISDSTISNNSTGVNRGGGGLYLASTSATITGSTINSNTTGGYGGGGIHIGGTTPSLVLSRSNIRGNSALSGGDGGGIKVASGTATITNCIIAGNRVSDVWNYGGGIQSSGTLYLDFSTVADNYAHYGGGLDIAGGTAKAYNSIVWGNAASGGNIEYRGAVTFHLTETAGDTSFVSRSTASSSTATTGGDYHLQANSNCIDSGDGLIHDDTPGAPAVDLDGNVRPTDIAGKGDGTDDYDKGAYEYVP